One segment of Gloeocapsopsis sp. IPPAS B-1203 DNA contains the following:
- the ltrA gene encoding group II intron reverse transcriptase/maturase, whose product MNWQLAQKRVRNLRQRIYRATQQQRWNQVRSLMKLMLRSQANLLLSIKRVTQINPGKRTAGIDGLTFRSTEEREWLWQQMQAYTPWVAKPARRVYIPKANGKQRPLGIPTVQDRVLQAVVKNALEPSWEARFETNSFGFRPGRSVHDAITQCHSRLRKGHDLWVLDADIKGAFDHISHDYVLNAIGEIPGRALIKQWLKAGYVESNTFHETPSGVPQGGVISPLLANIALDGLGAMLSNYHKVKAGVLSPNAKRKGTFKHKLQRYGYIRYADDFVVTAETQEDISAILPTIREWLKDRGLELNEEKTQIVQVSKGFDFLGFTIRQFNGHCIIRPQKDKVLAFLNDIRTWLKRHKDIKQVDVIRYLNPKLKGWCNYYRYVASKRVFSYVEYQIWKALWKWACRRHRNKGKR is encoded by the coding sequence ATTAATTGGCAACTCGCTCAGAAACGGGTCAGGAACCTGAGACAAAGAATATATCGTGCGACCCAACAGCAGCGGTGGAATCAGGTGAGAAGCCTGATGAAGCTGATGCTTCGCAGTCAAGCCAACTTGCTACTGTCGATTAAACGAGTCACCCAAATCAACCCCGGCAAACGGACGGCAGGCATTGACGGTCTGACGTTTCGTAGCACCGAGGAACGGGAGTGGCTGTGGCAACAGATGCAGGCGTATACACCTTGGGTAGCTAAACCTGCCCGACGGGTGTATATTCCCAAAGCTAACGGGAAACAGCGTCCCTTGGGAATCCCCACAGTCCAAGACCGAGTGTTACAGGCAGTTGTGAAGAATGCCCTAGAACCAAGCTGGGAGGCTCGCTTTGAGACAAACAGCTTTGGCTTTCGACCCGGCAGAAGTGTCCATGATGCCATTACCCAGTGCCATAGTCGGCTGCGGAAAGGGCATGACTTATGGGTACTCGATGCGGATATCAAAGGCGCGTTCGACCACATCAGTCATGATTATGTCCTCAATGCCATTGGAGAAATTCCAGGTAGAGCCTTAATCAAGCAATGGCTGAAAGCAGGGTATGTCGAGTCCAACACCTTCCACGAAACTCCTAGCGGTGTGCCGCAAGGTGGAGTAATCTCGCCCTTACTGGCGAATATTGCATTAGACGGTCTAGGAGCAATGCTGTCCAATTACCACAAGGTAAAAGCGGGGGTACTCTCACCTAACGCTAAACGAAAAGGGACATTTAAGCACAAGCTCCAGCGGTACGGCTATATCCGCTATGCAGACGACTTTGTCGTCACGGCTGAAACGCAGGAAGACATCAGCGCCATTCTTCCGACCATTCGAGAATGGTTGAAAGACAGAGGACTCGAACTCAATGAAGAGAAAACCCAAATTGTTCAAGTGAGCAAGGGGTTTGATTTTCTGGGCTTTACGATTCGCCAGTTCAACGGACACTGCATTATCCGCCCCCAAAAGGACAAGGTTTTAGCGTTCCTCAACGACATCAGAACGTGGCTGAAACGTCACAAAGACATCAAACAAGTGGATGTTATTCGATACCTAAATCCAAAACTTAAAGGGTGGTGCAACTACTACCGATACGTGGCTAGCAAGCGGGTGTTCAGCTATGTGGAATACCAAATCTGGAAAGCACTCTGGAAATGGGCATGTAGACGACACCGCAACAAAGGCAAACGATAG